A window of Narcine bancroftii isolate sNarBan1 chromosome 6, sNarBan1.hap1, whole genome shotgun sequence genomic DNA:
GTTGAGGCAGCTTTTGATCGTGCAGGtgaagcagtatcagtgggagaaaaagaatggtcaatgtgtggaattcgctgcccattgaagagcTGGAGGTGGCTTTAGTAAAATATATTTAAGGATAGAATTTTTTTagatagttggggaattaaggggcaggggaaaaggcaggtcagtggagatgagcctgtcatcagatcagacatgatgtaattgaatggtggagcagactcgatgggccgaatggccgactcctgttacGACGTTCTTACCTGACTTGACCACTGTGATGATGTTTGCCCTGGTTGCGTGTCCAGGGCTCAGAAAATAAGAGGTCACCTTTCCATTTGGAAATCTTCACCCATTCAGGAGTGAATCTTTGGGATTCTCTCCCTCAGGGACCCATGAGGGCTCCATtgctgggtatatttaagacacttaagaatcagagcggaaaactgtgtgtggaacctagagaaatgggggagatattgaacagtttcttttcttcggtattcactaaggagaaggatattgggagatgtgagataaaaaaaagcaaattgggtaaatatggggaatatagagattacaaaagatgtagttttagggcttttgaagaatataaaggtggatctgtctccgggaccagacgggatcttccccaggacattgagagaagtgaagaaggctctggcggtaattttccaaatgtcattagatatggggatagtgccggaggattggcgcattgcgcatgtggttccgttatttaaaaagggttcaaggaggaagcctggcaactatcggcctgtaagtttgagtctgtggtaggtaaattaatggagagaattcttagagatagtacttataaacatctggatagacagggtctgatcaggagcactcaacgtggatttgtgggaggaaggtcatgtttgaccaatctgattgaattttttgaagaggtgactaggaatgtggatgagggtagcgcagtggatgttgtctatatggacttcagtaaggccttcaataaggtaccacatggaaggttagttaagaaggtggagtctttaggtataaattttgagatagtcaaatggattgaacattggctgaaagggagaggccagagagtggtagtggataattgtctgtcaggttggaggccggtgaccagtggtgtgcctcaaggatctgtattgggcccattgttgttcattatatacattaatgatctagatgatggggtggtaaattggattagtaaatatacagacgatactaagatgggtggaatagtggataatgaagaaggttttcaaggattgcagagggatttgggctgcttagaaaagtgggctgaaaaatggcagatggaatttaatgctgataagtgtgaggtgcttcattttggtaagaagaatcagaacaggacatacgtggtaaatgggagagcattgatgaatacagaagagcagaaagatttaggagtaacggtacaacgttccctgaaggtagaaactcacgtgaatagggtggtgaagaaggcttttagtatgctggcctttatcaatcattgcatggaatataggagttgggaggtgatgatgagattgtataagacgttgatgcggcctaatttggagttctgtgtgcagttctggtcgcctaattataggaaggatataaacagagtggagagagtgcagagaaggtttaccagaatgttacctgggtttaagcatctagagtatagggagagattggacagatgaggtctttattctttggagtgtagaaggttgagaggggatttgatagaagtatttaagattatgaaagggatagacagagtggatgtggatagactatttccgttaagaggaggaaagattaaaacaagaggacatgagttaagaattaaggggcagaggtttagaggtaacatgagggggaacttctttactcagagagtggtagccgtgtggaatgagcttctggtagaaatagtggcggcggagtcaattgtattatttaagaaaaggttggacaggtatatggatgagaagaagatggagggttatgggcattgtgcagggaggtgggactagagaggggtgtttggttcggtgcggactagaagggcctaatggcctgtttccgtgctgtaaattgttatgttatgtttatgttaaTTGAGAGATTTTGGAATATTGAGGGAGGAAGCCAGAAggtgagcactcaacggcacaaggacagcttctcccccactgtcctcagactcctgaacaaaccaTGAACCATTTAGTGCACTGTTATATTAATTATTTTATAGTTATGTTTTCACTcccgatgctgccgcaaaactccaaatttcacgccttgttcatgacaataaattctgatttgaatCAAGCAAAATTGGGCTAGTGGATGAAAGTGGTGCAAAGGCAAGAAATTAgccattgtaggaaggatgtggaaactgtggAGAGGGTatagaggagattgaccaggatgttgtctggattggaaaatgagccTTAGgagggcaaggttaacagagatgggacttttctctttggagtgtagaaggatgagaggagatttaaaagaggtcaacaagattgagAGGGTGGGCAACAAGTGCCTTTTACCCAGAGCAggaatagtaaacaccagaggacgtgtgcaaattgaagggaggaaagtttttgGGAGACttgggggtaagttttttttacacagagagctgtgggtgccggaaatgccttgccggggatagtggtggaggctgaaacattaggggcatttaagagacttgaaAAACAAGGGGTtttcagggtagggagggtttagtattttttttaatgaatatgtGGGTCAGCGTAACATTGATGACCAAGGGGGTTGTACTGTGCTGTGGTCTTCTATGCTCGATGCAGCTAATTGGCTGCCAGAGCAGGCACGAGGAGCTGAATGGTCCTCTCTATATTCTTTGTGTGCAAGCCATGCTTCCTTCATCACTAGATGCAGTACAGGTGGTCTGGTCACCACAGTGTGGGATATTAATAGTCTGGTCTCCTTTTCCTCTCTGCAGAATGAAGATGTTAATTGTTCTCGTCCTCTCGACTTTGAGCACCTTGAGACTTTTAATGGCAGCCAAAATAATGATAATTCCGCCAATCATGTTCGAAAGCCACCTGCAGATATTCAGGACGATGGCCAAAGCATTGCACGGTCAAGGACACGAGGTGGTCATTGTGGTGTCAGATGGCCGAGAGGTCGAGCAGTCCCCTCACTACCGGTCTCAGCGGTACATTGGAATGTTCACCACTCAAACTGCTGAGGACTTTCTCCAGGAGAAAATGAGGAACATCTTCTCTGGGAAGTTGACGTCGCTGCAGCTGTTCAACATCTTGGATTCTTACACTGCAAACTGTGACTTGATGGTGAGCAATCGAGACCTGGAGGAGCGCCTGAGGGAAGAAAATTTTGATCTGCTGCTGGTGGACCCCAATGAAATGTGTGGTTATGTTTACGCTGAAATCCTGGGTGTGAAGCATGTGACATTTTCTACAGGGCTGTGGTTCCCAGCAGAGCTTGGAGCTCCTTCACCAATCTCTTATGTTCCAGAATTTAATTCCCTCATGACTGATCGGATGAACCTCTTGGAGCGCGCCTGGAACAGTTTGATTTATGTTGTCAGCCGTGTGGGAACCAGGTGGGCCATCCTTCCGAAATACGACGCAATTGTAAGGAAGCGCAAACCAGGAGGCTCCAGGTCCATGTTGGAGGTCGTCCAAGGTTCCAGCATGTTTCTCCTCTGCACTGACGTGTCTCTGGAATTTCCGCGGCCTAGTCTGCCCTCGATCGTGTTTGTGGGGGGGATCCTCACCAGGCACGCCAACCCACTGTCAGAGGTGAGTCTTTGACCAGAGGCACCATTATCTGTTGCATTGTATCCCACAAGGCCACATGGAACTCCTAGAATATCAAAGCACACTGCAGGCTCTTCAGCTCACAATGATGTAAATCTACTGAATCAGATTAATTTCAATCTTTTTGTCAAAGATTATGATAGCAACAAGGTGCCAAATTGTCTCACCTTCCATTAcataagaagaatgagaaggtgtCTTTCAGAAACATACAAAATAAGCTAAAGGTAGGTCAGTTGTTCCCAATGGTGGGGACACGagaactaggggatatagcctcaagattctggGTAGTtgattcaggatggagatgaggagaaactgcttttcccagagggtggtgaacctgagGAACTTCCTGACCAAGGAAGGAGGAGAGGCtgtctcagtaaatatattaaaacagaattaaatttaatTCTGGGGAAcaagctgagtccacggccagatgaGTGCCAATCTTGCTGAATGGCAGAGAAGGCCAGCTGCTCCTATTTTAATGTTCCAGAGATGAGACCGATTGGTCTTGGTGAGGTGGTATACTGCATTCAACATTGGCTTCATTGGAGAAGCTGCCCCTTGAAGCTTCAGTAAATCtacttaagacaaggttggatagatttttacctagaaggggaattaagggatatagggaaaaggcaggttagtggagatgagcctgtcgtTGGATCAGACACGAACTCATTGACAGGCTGGATGAccaattcctgctcctatttcttatgtaggATGGAATGCTTTTGAACTCTGGTGGAAAGGTGTACTCATTAACTCTCTATTGCTCCACATGTCAGTTCAGGATAAAGTGCCTGCCTCGATGCTTTGACTGAGAGGGTCAGGTGGAAAATTTTCCTTGTAACTCTAACTTGTACAACCTTGTTGACGTGAACAATGGTATATCTTGTAGCAGCCACAATAACAATATGGACCAAaagcagacaaatgggactagccccgAATGCCAACTCAGTCAGCAAGGGTTAGTTCTATCACCTTATGTAATGGTAATAACTATTTTGTCTCAATGTAAGATTTGACGGTAGTGTTTGGGAAGTATGTAGACAGGTATGgcaatgcagggaatggaggtaTACCAAAATTAATTTTGACGTCGTGTTCAGCACAGAtgttatgggccaaatggctgtaacattttttttaaatgtagacatacagcactgtaacaggccaatttggtccaacgagtccatgccacccaatttacaccccgttaACTTACAGGGTGTTACAGTGCAGTATGTCTacatgaagggtggaaggaaaccggagcccccagggaaaacccacagagacacggggcgaatgtacaaactccttacagacagcgcgggattcgaacccaggtctggttctgatcactggcgctataaatgtgtaaccactacaccaactatgCCTCCctaacaaactttttttttaaaaacccactttttcattttaatgcaggGCTTTCAATGTTTCTAATGTTTCCATTACAACAGGataaagataaggatgcatggttgggcagagaagtggaaggtcgaacttgaagcTGGAGTGCatgattaatggcaggattcttaacagcgtGGAAGAACAGGGcagccttggggtccaaatccacagatcTGTCAAGGTCGCTctgcaagttgatagggtagttaagaatgtttatgggatgctgggcttcattagttgggggattgagttcaggagccatGAGGTAAGGATGGagctctgtaaaactctggttaaaccacacttggaatgttgtgttcagttgCCTGGATTGGATTCCTCTTTGGAATAAAGGAGGATGAAACGTGACTTAATACAGGTCTaccagattatgagaggcatagatatggtggGCAGACagtggcaaataccagaggacatctgtacacagtggagggagggaagtttaggggagacaccgggatactctttttttttttttacacagagagc
This region includes:
- the LOC138736233 gene encoding 2-hydroxyacylsphingosine 1-beta-galactosyltransferase-like isoform X4, which codes for MCTLTPTRDIITSTYNRMKMLIVLVLSTLSTLRLLMAAKIMIIPPIMFESHLQIFRTMAKALHGQGHEVVIVVSDGREVEQSPHYRSQRYIGMFTTQTAEDFLQEKMRNIFSGKLTSLQLFNILDSYTANCDLMVSNRDLEERLREENFDLLLVDPNEMCGYVYAEILGVKHVTFSTGLWFPAELGAPSPISYVPEFNSLMTDRMNLLERAWNSLIYVVSRVGTRWAILPKYDAIVRKRKPGGSRSMLEVVQGSSMFLLCTDVSLEFPRPSLPSIVFVGGILTRHANPLSEELMQWVDQAEHGVVVISFGAGVKYLSEELSTKLAMAAARLPQRTIWRYFGTKPKCLGNNTKLMEWIPQNDLLGHRNVKAFLSHGGLNGIYESIYHGIPVVGIPFFGDHYDIMTRVHAKGMGIYLPWNTMTTEDIYQALTTVTTDPRYKKQAMHLSKLFRDQPLHPVNRTVYWLDYVLRHDGAAHLRPALYEMSFYQYHMLDVAAIFTACAVIFCYCFFRLLSGMKKRVLPEVISSYMQNGFQKQTIISDSKKRN